The following is a genomic window from Armatimonadota bacterium.
GACGTTCGCCTCCGGCCCGTACGTCGCCCACAGCCCGAACACGGCCATTGCCAGGAATGCAATGAAGAAGGCGATGCTGTTGTAGTAGCCCGGCCGGCGCGCGGCGATGTTCTTGCCGTGCACCAGGCTCAGGCTAAACGCGGCGAGGAAGAAGGTGAACCCAGCGATGACCGAGACGGCGTTGCCCACGGTCACCACCATGGGCGAGAATGGATTGCCGCGGCCGGCGCGCCAGAAAAAGATTGCGCTCCGTCCCGGCAGGTAGAACTCCAGCACGTAGAAGAGCCCGGCGGTGAAAGTGGCGATGATGACGACGCGCTTCTTGGCGGCCGGGGGCAGGCGGTGGATGCCGAACATCAGCGCGATCCAGAGCGCGACCGACGCCGCCACTGCGGCATAGAACGCTGCTCCGCGGGTTGGCTCGAACAGCGGTCGCAGTACCTGACTCAGCCGCCACAGCAGGACCGCGGCAGCCAGCCCCCCGCCGAGGTGAACACCTATGACTATCGCCCACTTGCGCGCCCGCATCTATCCTCTCTCTCGCGCCGCTAGGCCCCTGGGTTAAGCATCGAAACCAGCCACTTGCTGATGAAGTGAAGGGGCGTGCCGGGAGCCGCGGTCGCAGTTCCGCAGAGCACCAAGAGCACGAGCAGACCCTTGCTGATATCCTGGCCGACGAGGCTTCCGAGCAATGTCGGCTCACGCGTGAGGTACGCGCTGGCGGCATAGAACTCATCGCCGATAATGGTGTAATCGCACGCGGCAAGGAAGAACGGTATCTGCGTCGTCGCCGGAGTTCCCGCGATCTGAATGGCGCCGACCTCCTGACCGGTTTCGGCGAGCAGCAGCGATTCGGCGTAGAAATAGCCGAAGAAGAAAGTCGAGGCGACCTGCTCGCGGTTGATAATGCCCATGACGCCGGCCGCAAAGGCGAACTGCTGGTCGGATAGAAAGCGGACGTCATCGGAGCGGAACGCTTCCGGCTTCCCTTCCGACGCATATGCTTCGCGCACCAGTTGCTCCGCGATGGCAAACACGACGGGGTCCACCGCCGGCACGATCAAGCGGTTGCCGTAGCGCGCAGCGAGCGCGGCCACGTACTGCGCGATGGCGAGTCCCTGAATGGTGTCTATGTCAACACCGCCGAGGCCGGTGGAGAACAACATCGGCCGGCCCATCTCGGTGGCGCGTCCGACCGCCTCGTCTATCGCCGCCAGCCCCGGGATGCGGCGGATGAAGAGTTCCCTGCCTCCGCGCGCGGAGAGAATCGTGTACAGGATGACGACGCTGATGATGCCTGTGATCGCGACGTGCAGATAGTTGGCGTGCTCCAAGCTCATTGCATCACTTGTCCGCGCGGCGCGCGTCGCGCTCCTGGGCCATGGTCTCGATGCGCGCGATCAGCATGTCGAGCGTCTCCTCGGAATCGAGGACGCGCGACAGCGCCTCGACATCCTTGGCGGGCATGAAGGCGCCGAGCACCGGCAGCGCGAAGAGCGCCCCCTGCCCCGCGAAGAACGTGAGCGGGCGGCTTGACTCCAGGAACACAACGGCCGGCGTCTCCAGGCGGCGCTCGGCGACGACGCGGGCGACGCGCTCAATGACGCGCTCGCGCAGTTCTTCTTCTTTCGGCTCCAACTGCGTCGCCATCAGGTAACGCCGCACCCCCGGATATGATAACGAATCGCGTCGAGCACGGCCTCGCCATCCTCTCCCAACCATACGTATATGCCGCGATACGCCTCAAGGCGCGAGGGCCGAGCGAGCGGGCTCAACTTGACGCCGTGTGCATCGCGGTAACAGCGCTTAACGTCGGCCCACTTGAGGTGCCGCAGCGACAGGAAATTCCGAAACGAGACGCCCTCGGCGTCGATTCGGTAGGTAATGGGCAGCAGAAACTCGGCGACCGCCGCAAAGACCAAGAGGCCGGTGACGGCGGCCGCGAGGGGATGAAGCCAGAGGAAATAAGCGACGGCGGCGCTCGCTGCGATGANNNNNNNNNNNNNNNNNNNNNNNNNNNNNNNNNNNNNNNNNNNNNNNNNNNNNNNNNNNNNNNNNNNNNNNNNNNNNNNNNNNNNNNNNNNNNNNNNNNNCCTTTGCCGAGGAGATCAACGCGGTCGCCGCGCGCGGTCGGCGGCGTCGGTAGGCAATCGGGCGGAATTCGTGGTGAGCGTCGGCCGTGTATTGGACGGCCGAGCAGCGAGACGCCGCGGCGAGCCCGCTACCGGCCGGCCACGATGAGATACACCCAGTTCGCCATCACAACGACTGCGAGCAGCGCGACGGTTGCCCACCGCGCGGGCGCGGATGATTCGATGACCACGCGACGGCCGCCGAGATAGCGCAGGGCGAGGCAACCCGCGCCGATGAGCAATGCGGATGCCAGCATCGGGTTCAAGCGCCAGGCATCCGCGAAGTGGAAGGTCAGGAAGGCGAGCGCCATCCGCGGCGTCCCGCAGGTCGCGCACGGCAGACCCGTGAGCTGTTTGAACGGACAGAGAACGCAGGACGTGTCATAGACGCGGGCAAGCGCCATCACGGCCGCGGCCAGTGCCACGTAGACGGCGGCAGCCAGCAGCGGCGCCCACCCGGCGGTCCATCGCCTATCGCATGGACGAAGCGAAACGCGCACGGTTGCTCTCCTGCGCTCGAGTGGCGGCGGCGGACAGCCGCCGCACCCGCGGCGTGCTCATGTTCTCACAATGGGCGATTCCGCTACGGCCTCGGCATCGTTCCGATCATGGCCCCGAACACCGTCAGCCACAGGATCACCCAGAGTACGGCAAGGCCGACCGAGATCATGCCCAGGATTCTGCCGGCGCTAGTCAAGCCGCGGCCGGTCGGATCCATGCGGCCGGCATCCATCTCGCGCAGGTCGTTGTTGCCGAGGACCCACGCGACGATGCCCAGGATGCAGCACACGAGTATCCCGAGGATGCCGAAGACGAGGATCATGGCTCCACGATGCGGCTGCATGGGCGGCCCTGGAGGCGGCATGTCTGCCGGCGGCTGCCCAGGCGGTACCTGGAAGTTGCCCGTCATGCGTGCGTCTCCTTTCGACACTGGGTTTGTCTGATTCCCGTGAGGTGGTTTTCGGCCCGTGCAGGCGCTTACCTTCCCGTAGGCCGCACAGCGAATGGCGAGTTCGAACGCGCAGGTCTTGGCACAGACGCGGCGAAGATTGACCCCTAAGGATAGTCGGCATGGCGAAGTGCCCGCGCTGCGACAACGAGCTCCGTCCGGTGCTGGTGAAGACAACCACGGGAGTCAGCACCGCGGTCGAGGCGTGTCTCGACAGCTGCGCCGGTATCTGGGTAGGCAGGGAGGATCTCCTGGCCGGCCTGCAACCCGCGATGTCGGAGGGGCTGCTGCGCATTCAGCAGGACAACTCGCTGGAGCGCGGCACACGCTGGGACTTCCTCGAAGTTGAAGAGGCGCGCCGCTGCGGACCGAAGGTCGTCCTCACCCCCGAGCAGTTGGAGAAGTACGTCCAGTGCGTACGCTGCGGCAGAGAGATGATGCGCTACCGGTGGAACATGACCTCCACGGTGATTCTCGACGAGTGCCCCGACGGCCACGGCATCTGGATTGACGCGGGTGAGATCATGCAGATGCGCCGCTTCTTTCAGGTGGACGTCGCCGACGAGTCCAAGCGCGCCGAGATCCGCGGGCGGCTTGCCGAGGTCAAGATGGAGCACGAACGCGAGCGCGCCCAGCGCTACCGCGAGGGTTCGCCGCTGGATTGGCTCTTCAGCGTCCTGTTCGGAAGCGACTTGTAGAACAGACGCTCTGCTCTGGCTTGCACGCAGCCGTGCAACGCGTTTCCCCCTGCTGCTATGCATACGTCTGTTTGCAGTTCACTCCGCACGCATCGTTATGCTATGATATGCCCCGAGGGGCGAGCGCTCGCCAGCCAGGCGTGCGTGGCCCGATTATTGCTGCGGTTGTTATCCGGACGCTTAGCCGCCAGAGGAGGCTGATCCAATGACAAAGCGGTGTGACAGCGCGAGGGCGATGGCTCTCATGGTAGCTCTGGTGATGCTGCTCGCGGGAGCGTATGCAGCTCAAGCGCGGGAGAACCTGTCGCCTGCGGATCTCGTACCCTATGATCAAGGCGAAGCCGTGGCGGGCGAGATGATCGTCAAGTTCAAACCGGGCGTCGCCCCAGCCGCGATAGACGCGATCAACCGAGCGCACGGCACGGCGGCGTTCTATCGCAGCCCCTTCGCGGGCTTCATGCGCCTGCGGCTGCCGTCAGGCCGAGGAGTGGGCCAGATGGTGGCAGCATACCGGCGAAACCCGAACGTCGAGTACGCGGAGCCGAACTTTGTCCGCCGCGCGCTAATGCTGCCGAATGACTCCTACTACTCCTACCAGTGGCACCTGGACGACAGCGCCTGGCCCGCCGGGCCGAACCCGTATGGCGGCGTCAACGGCGGCGGGATCAACCTGGAGCCAGCGTGGGATATCTCCACCGGAGCCGGCGTGGTCGTCGCGGTCATAGACACCGGGATCGCCTACGAGGATTACTCGCAGAGGATCCGGGGCCGATTTCGTCAGTACTACTACCAGGCGCCCGACCTAGCGCAGACGACTTTCGTTCCGGGCTATGACTTCATCAACAACGACACGCATCCCAACGACGATCAGGGGCACGGCACTCACGTTGCGGGCACGATCGCGCAGAGTACGAACAACTCGCTCGGGGTGGCCGGAGTGGCTTTCGGGGCGTCGCTGATGCCCGTCAAGGTACTGGACGCACTCGGCTTCGGCACCGATGCGGAGGTAGCGGACGGCATCTGGTTCGCCGCCGACAACGGGGCGCAGGTGCTGAACCTCAGCCTCGGCGACACGGCGCCGTCTACTACCCTGGAGAACGCGGTCGCGCACGCCTACGAGGTCGGCGCCACCGTCGTTTGCGCGGCGGGTAACGAAGGCTATTTCTTCAATCGCCCCCTTTACCCCGCGGCATATGATGCCTACTGCATCGCTGTAAGCGCTACTCGCTACGACGAGATGCGGGCGCCCTATTCCAACTATGGCTCGTACGTGGACATCGCAGCGCCGGGCGGCGACCTCAACGTGGACCAGAACGGCGACGGCTACGGCGACGGCGTCCTCCAGAACACGTTCAACGTCAACACAGGCGACACATCCGACTTCGCGTACTGGTTTCTCCAGGGCACCTCGATGGCCAGCCCTCATGTCGCAGGGGTGGCCGCGCTCCTGATTGCCAACGGCGTGAGCAGCCCCGATCAAGTGCGCGCGGCGCTCCAGAGCACGGCCGAGGACAAGGGCGCCCCCGGCTGGGATCCGGAATACGGCTGGGGGCTTGTGGACGCCTACGCGGCACTGACTTACACGCCGGCGCCCACTCATGACGTCGCGGTGACTAACCTCGACGTTCCCGGCTCTGCGGCCCAGGGAGACCTGGTTTCCATATACGTCACCGTCGCCAACCCGGGGGACTATGCGGAGACCTTCGATGTTATTGTGACGGACGTCACGGACAGCGTGCTCATCGGCGACGAGACCGTGACCGGCCTCGGAGCCGGCGCGACTCAATTGGTGTCATTCACGTGGGATACGACGTCCGCTTCATCCGGAGATCACACACTGATAGCCGAGGCAACCGCCGTTGCAGGCGAAACCAACCTGGCGAACAACTCGCGAACGACCACGGTCGGCATCGTGCCCCCCGGCCAGACCATGCACGTCGCCGACATCACCATGTCGCTCAAGTTCGCCGGCAAGAACACCTCGGCTCGGGCGACCGTCACTGTCGCGGACGCCGGCGGGAACCCGGTGGCGGGCGCCACTGTCTCCGGGCACTGGAGCGGCGCGACCTCGGACAGCGATGTCGGCCTCACCGACGCCGCCGGTCAGGTAACGTTGGAGTCGAACAAGGTCAAGGCAGCGACAAGCGGAACGACGTTCACGTTCACAGTGGATACCGTCGCCCTTGCAGGGCGGACCTACGACCCGGCGTCGAACGTGGAAACGAGCGACTCCATCACGGTGCCGTGACGGTCGATTGTTGACCCGGGGCGCACGGTGCGTCGAACCGCCGCCCCTCAGTTCGCTTTTTGGGGCATGCGCAGGTTGCGCATGCCCCAGTTCTTTGCAGGAANNNNNNNNNNNNNNNNNNNNNNNNNNNNNNNNNNNNNNNNNNNNNNNNNNNNNNNNNNNNNNNNNNNNNNNNNNNNNNNNNNNNNNNNNNNNNNNNNNNNCAACTACCTCGGCAGTGAAGACGTAAGCCTGCCCAGGCTCGCCGACATCGGGTATCGCCGCGTCGAGATGCGGCGCAAGACGGAGGTCGAGCTGCCCGTCGCGCGGTTGCGCGACATCGCCGCGGACTGCGGCATGGAGATACACTCCATGATGGACTGGCACCCGGGGATCGCCGATGCCGACGCCACGGTCCGCCGCGAGGTGCTCGACCGCATCAGGGACAGCGTGACGTGGGGCGCGGAGCTGGGGGCGCGCATTCTGGAGACGGTGCCGATGTGGGACGGCGAACCGCCGGCGCGACCGAACGCGTGGAAGCGCGCCGTCGAGTCATACCAGGAGGTGGCACCGTTCGCCGCGGAGCACGGCGTGACGCTGGCGATCGAGCCGATCACGGGGCGCAGCGGGGCGCTGGTGCACACGCTCGGGCAGGGAGTTGCGCTGGCGCGGGAGGTCGGTCACGATGCCGTGCGCGTGATGGGCGACACGCACCACATGCACTATGAGGAACACGACCCGGTGCGGGCGACGCGCGACGCAGGCCCGTGGCTCGTCCACTTCCATTTCTCCGACGAGGACCGGTTGCCGCCGAGCATGGGGCACATGGATCTCCTCGGGATTCTGCGCGCGCTGGCGGAGGTGGGGTACGAGGGCACCGTGAGCTTGAGCGAGATGGCGAAGACGCCCGACGCCGAGACGGCAGCGCGCGCCGCGTATCATTTCATGCAGGGCGCCATCGAGCTGGCGGAACTGCGCGAGCGCATGCTGCAGGGGGGCTAGTGACGAACTGCGAGTCCCCCCGCACGGCGCAACGAGGCGCGACACGTGGGAGTGCCGGGGGCAGCCGCTAGGTTCGTTAATGCCCTTGCGTCAGGCGACGGTTCTGCTCCACCATCAGCCAGTTGTCGCCTGCCCCGGGGGCGACGACGGTGTCGAGCCATGCCATGCGCGTCTTCAGTTCGTCCACCTTCCACTCCTGCGGCTGGTGCACGACGTAGACGCTCAGGTCATATTCCTCAGGCAGGCCCTGCCCACCCTGCCATATGATCTGGAACACAGCTCGGATGTCCGCGCGCGCGGTTGCGCCCTCGACTTCGACGTCTTTGACCTCATACTCGGCGAGCTGTTTCGGATCGAAGGGGTTGGGGATGTCGCCCACGGGAATCGGCAGCGTCTTGGCGGATTCGCTATCAATCAGAGCGTGCTGTTCGTGGTAATTGCCCGCCACCTCGTAGTCCAAGTACTGAGTGACGAGTTCCGTGACTTCCTTTTCCCGTTGAGCGGCGCACGATGCGGCAAGTACGGCAGGGAGCAGCAGAGGAACGAGCCAGATACGCAACTTCCGTCTCATCGCGGCCCTCCTGATGCGGAAGCGATGCGGTTACTTCATTCCGTGACGCCATTGTATTCACCTGCTGCCGCGGTGGGCAAGCCGTGAGAACGCGCGTGGCGCGCCGTGCCGAGGGAAGCGCCGCCCCGGCCGGTACCGCGCTAGAGTTGGCGTCGCCCGGCGGCGCGGGTACCCGACACGGGCGCTGCAGTTGCCAAATCCTGGCCGGGGTATATACAATGAGAACAGGATGCGGCCATTGCTGAAGCGCCGGAGCACTCAAGACGCCGTCTGCCGCCCCACAGCGCGAGGACACGACCCGAGATCATGTCTGACTTCGTCGAAACCGTAGAGATAACGAGAATCCTCCCCTGCCCCTCCGAACCGGGCAAGATACGCGTCAATGCGGAGCCGTCGTGCGATGTCAGCGAGATGCTGCCGTACCTCAACGCCGTGCTCGGCCGACCGATCTACAACCCCGCGTCTCCGGCTCTGACCGTCAACCGCGACGGGCGCATCATCACCATCTACGCGCGCAGCGTGTTCATGGCGAAGATCCTCGACGAGACGGACGCCCGCGCGCAGGCGGACTGGATTCGTGATTCGCTGAATGACGTTTATATACGGCGCGATGAGATCACGCCGGTCCACGATCGGCGCCAGCGGCTGACCGAACTGGAGATCTACAAGCTGCTGCCGGGGATCAACTGCAAGGTCTGCGGGCGGCTCACGTGCCTCGCGTTCGCGGTGGAGCTGGCGGCGGGCCGCGCGGAGATCTTGCGCTGCGCGCCGCTGTTCGACGCCCAATACCAGGACAAGCGGCAGGTGCTGTTGGACCTCCTGGACGCGGCCGGCTATGCGGTGCCCGACGCCTTCTTAAGCCCGGAGCGAGGGTAATCGGTGGCGGCGCGATCCATCCCAGCCCAAGCCGCGGCGAGCCGCTCTGTCCTGCGTGAGCTTCGTCGAATCGTCGGCAAGGGCAACGTCCTCACATCGCCCGCCGACCTCGCGCTCTACGCGTATGACTCCTCGCTCGAACGTCATCCCCCGGAAGTCGTCGTCTTCCCCGACTCGACCGACCAGGTAGCGCAGGTCGTCCGGGTGGCCGCCGGCTTGGGGGTGCCGTTCGTCCCGCGCGGCGCGGGGACGAACCTGAGCGGAGGATCGGTGCCGGTGAGCGGCGGCATTGTCATCGCACTGAGCCGGCTCAATCGCCTGCTCGGCATTGACGTGCCGAACCGCTGCGCCGTCGTGCAGCCGGGAATGACGAACCTCGCGCTTCAGGACGCCCTGGCGCCGCTGGGCTGGGTGTTCCATCCCGATCCAGCGAGCCAGAAGGTCTCGACAGTCGGGGGCAATGTCGCCGAGAACGCGGGCGGGCCGCATTGCCTGAAATACGGCGTGACGACGAACCACGTGCTGGGCGTGAAGGTGGTGCTGCCGGACGCCGAGGTCGCCCAGTTCGGCGGGGCTGCGGTTGATCAGCCAGGGTACGACCTGGCGGGGTTGATGAACGGCTCGGAGGGGACCCTGGGCATTGTCACCGAAGCCACGGTGCGCATTTCCGCGATCCCGGAGTCCGTGCGGACTCTGCTCGCGGTCTTCGACTCGATGGACACCGCGAGCGAGGCGGTTTCCGCGATCATCGCCGCCGGCATCGTCCCTGCGGCGCTGGAGATGATAGACCGGGTCATGGTAGGCGCCATCCAAGCCTCGATGGACGCGGGTTACCCGACGGATGCGGAGGCGGTGCTGATCGTCGAGGTGGACGGCCTGCGCGAGGCGGTGGACGAGGAGGCGCGGCGGTCGGAGGCGATTTGCCGGCAACACGGGGCGCGCGAGGTGCGCAGCGCGGCGAGCGAGCACGACCGGGAGCGCCTGTGGGCCGGACGGCGAGGCGCCTTCGGGGCGGCCGCTCGGCTGGCCTCGGCGTTCCTGGTGAATGACGGCGTGGTGCCGCGCGACAAGCTGCCGGAGGTGCTGCGGCAAACGCAGGAGATCGCGGCGCGCTACGGCGTGCGCGTGGGCAACAACTTTCACGCGGGAGACGGCAATCTGCACCCGCTCATCCTGCTCGATGACCGCGACCCGGACCAACGCGACCGCGCCAAGCGGGCGTCCCTGGAAATGCTGGAGGCGTGTGTCGCCGCCGGCGGGAGCATCAGCGGGGAGCACGGGATCGGCCTGGAGAAGCGCGAGGCGATGGCGCGCTTCCTCGCCCCTGCCGAACTGAACGCCCATTTTGCCGTCAAGCGTTCGTTCGATCCTCGCGGGCTGTGCAACCCAGGGAAGATGCTGCCCGACGAGATTCCAGACGCGAAACAAGCCGTGCCGCACCGCGTCGCACCGCGCGCCATCGCAACGGAACCACCGCCAGATCTGGTCATTGACGAGCGGCGCCCCAAGGCCTTGCTGAGCGCCGGGTCGGAGCAGGACGTCGCGGCGCTGCTCGCTGGCGCGGCAGAAGATGGCGCCGCCATCATACCGGTCGGCTCGCGCACCAAGCTCGACCTCGGCATGCCCCCGCGGCAGTTCGATTATGCCTTGTCGCTGGATAAGCTGACCGGCGTTATCGAGCACGACGTGGAGGATCTTACCGCCACAGTGCGCGCCGGAACGCGTCTCGCCGACTTGCAGGCCGAACTGGGCCGCCGCGGCCAGTGGGTACCCCTGGATCCGCCGCACAGGGATGCGACCGTAGGGGGCATAATCGCCACCGACTCCTACGGCCCCGGTCGTATGCGCTACGGCGGCTGCCGCGACCGCGTTCTGGGCATGCGCATCGCGCTGCCGTCCGGCGAAGTGATATCCGTGGGCGGCAAGACGGTGAAGAACGTCACGGGCTACGATTTGCCCAAGCTGTTCATCGGTTCTCTCGGGACATTGGGCATCATCACCGCCGCCACTTTCAAGCTGATGCCGGTGGCCGAGCGCACGGAGTGGTCGGCGTGGGCATTCGCCCATCCGGCGCAAGCCGTGGAATGCGCACAGCGGCTCGCGTCGAGCCAGCTTGAGTTGTCGGCGGCGGAGGTACTGACGGGCGATCTCGTTGGTCACGCCGACGCATGGGTGCTGCTGTGCCGCGCGCAGGAGACCGAGGCGGCGGTGGAGCGCCAGATTAGGGCGGCCGCGGACGTGTGCGAGGCGACTGGAGGAGCGCCGTTGGCCGACAGCCGACGAGACTGGTCGCGAATCGCCAGCGACGGCGTGTGGCGGTGGCGGGAATCGGCGGCAATCGTGCGCATCGCGACCCCGCCCGCAGCCTTGCTCGATGTCTTCAGTCACGCCTACCGGCTGCTGGGTGAGAACGGCGCGTGCGTGTGCTCTGCCGGCCCCGCCCTCGGCATCG
Proteins encoded in this region:
- a CDS encoding DUF2752 domain-containing protein, with amino-acid sequence MRVSLRPCDRRWTAGWAPLLAAAVYVALAAAVMALARVYDTSCVLCPFKQLTGLPCATCGTPRMALAFLTFHFADAWRLNPMLASALLIGAGCLALRYLGGRRVVIESSAPARWATVALLAVVVMANWVYLIVAGR
- a CDS encoding DUF4190 domain-containing protein, which encodes MTGNFQVPPGQPPADMPPPGPPMQPHRGAMILVFGILGILVCCILGIVAWVLGNNDLREMDAGRMDPTGRGLTSAGRILGMISVGLAVLWVILWLTVFGAMIGTMPRP
- a CDS encoding zf-TFIIB domain-containing protein, which translates into the protein MAKCPRCDNELRPVLVKTTTGVSTAVEACLDSCAGIWVGREDLLAGLQPAMSEGLLRIQQDNSLERGTRWDFLEVEEARRCGPKVVLTPEQLEKYVQCVRCGREMMRYRWNMTSTVILDECPDGHGIWIDAGEIMQMRRFFQVDVADESKRAEIRGRLAEVKMEHERERAQRYREGSPLDWLFSVLFGSDL
- a CDS encoding S8 family serine peptidase, yielding MTKRCDSARAMALMVALVMLLAGAYAAQARENLSPADLVPYDQGEAVAGEMIVKFKPGVAPAAIDAINRAHGTAAFYRSPFAGFMRLRLPSGRGVGQMVAAYRRNPNVEYAEPNFVRRALMLPNDSYYSYQWHLDDSAWPAGPNPYGGVNGGGINLEPAWDISTGAGVVVAVIDTGIAYEDYSQRIRGRFRQYYYQAPDLAQTTFVPGYDFINNDTHPNDDQGHGTHVAGTIAQSTNNSLGVAGVAFGASLMPVKVLDALGFGTDAEVADGIWFAADNGAQVLNLSLGDTAPSTTLENAVAHAYEVGATVVCAAGNEGYFFNRPLYPAAYDAYCIAVSATRYDEMRAPYSNYGSYVDIAAPGGDLNVDQNGDGYGDGVLQNTFNVNTGDTSDFAYWFLQGTSMASPHVAGVAALLIANGVSSPDQVRAALQSTAEDKGAPGWDPEYGWGLVDAYAALTYTPAPTHDVAVTNLDVPGSAAQGDLVSIYVTVANPGDYAETFDVIVTDVTDSVLIGDETVTGLGAGATQLVSFTWDTTSASSGDHTLIAEATAVAGETNLANNSRTTTVGIVPPGQTMHVADITMSLKFAGKNTSARATVTVADAGGNPVAGATVSGHWSGATSDSDVGLTDAAGQVTLESNKVKAATSGTTFTFTVDTVALAGRTYDPASNVETSDSITVP
- a CDS encoding sugar phosphate isomerase/epimerase, which gives rise to NYLGSEDVSLPRLADIGYRRVEMRRKTEVELPVARLRDIAADCGMEIHSMMDWHPGIADADATVRREVLDRIRDSVTWGAELGARILETVPMWDGEPPARPNAWKRAVESYQEVAPFAAEHGVTLAIEPITGRSGALVHTLGQGVALAREVGHDAVRVMGDTHHMHYEEHDPVRATRDAGPWLVHFHFSDEDRLPPSMGHMDLLGILRALAEVGYEGTVSLSEMAKTPDAETAARAAYHFMQGAIELAELRERMLQGG
- a CDS encoding Fe-S cluster protein, whose amino-acid sequence is MSDFVETVEITRILPCPSEPGKIRVNAEPSCDVSEMLPYLNAVLGRPIYNPASPALTVNRDGRIITIYARSVFMAKILDETDARAQADWIRDSLNDVYIRRDEITPVHDRRQRLTELEIYKLLPGINCKVCGRLTCLAFAVELAAGRAEILRCAPLFDAQYQDKRQVLLDLLDAAGYAVPDAFLSPERG
- a CDS encoding FAD-binding protein; this translates as MAARSIPAQAAASRSVLRELRRIVGKGNVLTSPADLALYAYDSSLERHPPEVVVFPDSTDQVAQVVRVAAGLGVPFVPRGAGTNLSGGSVPVSGGIVIALSRLNRLLGIDVPNRCAVVQPGMTNLALQDALAPLGWVFHPDPASQKVSTVGGNVAENAGGPHCLKYGVTTNHVLGVKVVLPDAEVAQFGGAAVDQPGYDLAGLMNGSEGTLGIVTEATVRISAIPESVRTLLAVFDSMDTASEAVSAIIAAGIVPAALEMIDRVMVGAIQASMDAGYPTDAEAVLIVEVDGLREAVDEEARRSEAICRQHGAREVRSAASEHDRERLWAGRRGAFGAAARLASAFLVNDGVVPRDKLPEVLRQTQEIAARYGVRVGNNFHAGDGNLHPLILLDDRDPDQRDRAKRASLEMLEACVAAGGSISGEHGIGLEKREAMARFLAPAELNAHFAVKRSFDPRGLCNPGKMLPDEIPDAKQAVPHRVAPRAIATEPPPDLVIDERRPKALLSAGSEQDVAALLAGAAEDGAAIIPVGSRTKLDLGMPPRQFDYALSLDKLTGVIEHDVEDLTATVRAGTRLADLQAELGRRGQWVPLDPPHRDATVGGIIATDSYGPGRMRYGGCRDRVLGMRIALPSGEVISVGGKTVKNVTGYDLPKLFIGSLGTLGIITAATFKLMPVAERTEWSAWAFAHPAQAVECAQRLASSQLELSAAEVLTGDLVGHADAWVLLCRAQETEAAVERQIRAAADVCEATGGAPLADSRRDWSRIASDGVWRWRESAAIVRIATPPAALLDVFSHAYRLLGENGACVCSAGPALGIARVAFDGESAGPAVLALREAVEQRRGRLVIERAPIGAKLASGTWGTGHPGENIMRALKAEFDPKGVLSPGRFVGGI